The following coding sequences are from one Candidatus Nitrohelix vancouverensis window:
- a CDS encoding ABC transporter substrate-binding protein has protein sequence MTGDSVAVPTDSSTIRDEVDPFGKAEVDFHSGKWIEAKINYQKFLELNTFGSQAELAYFRLGQIEQQQNSCAAAILFYNNLLSKYPGTSYAQEVSFNLAQCYFELENYQKAEELFRLMAFKHPDSQKRWQSLVYLARLDEKRVDYENAIEKLKRVYLQSEDASIRSEAKELIDGLIDEQLSDSALVSLLQTYSSGYPADHIYLKLMDGYRTHRDEANFKRMAERFLLQFPDHPRRAEADVGLSSLRENPERKIKIAAILPLSGNLALTGQQTLHGIQLAFNQQDRALRDRVQLVIEDSTGGKSPEDIYRQLGSDPNVVAVIGPVLSPNVNRVADLAKQFRLPLLSPTASADGLPELNSYVFRNALTRENQGRFIAEYAVNKLGLKRFVVMHPDEGYGFQLNNSFVEEVESLGAEVVKVVSYNRSQTDFKEQILQMGGVSDDQLSKLVSNQMLEDRALPDFSQPGVLSRPLPQMGIWTTEDEVENIKVDLELGFDAVFLPGFYDKVGLIVPQLVFYNIDEVVLLGAAGWNSPKLIQDAGKYLKNSYFVDGYFAESKQVRVTEFRGKFKAAFNEDPSMISAQSYDAAKILLHLIGEGAVSRNDAHNRLFGVRDFPGVTGLTSLTAQGESQKRLFTLTIERGEFVEAP, from the coding sequence TTGACGGGAGATAGCGTCGCTGTTCCGACAGATAGTTCGACGATACGGGACGAGGTGGATCCATTTGGCAAAGCGGAGGTCGATTTCCATTCCGGAAAATGGATTGAAGCGAAGATCAATTATCAGAAATTTCTTGAGTTGAATACCTTCGGCAGTCAGGCGGAGCTTGCTTATTTTCGACTCGGTCAAATCGAACAGCAGCAGAATTCTTGCGCGGCGGCGATTCTTTTCTACAATAATTTGTTGTCGAAATACCCGGGGACTTCCTATGCGCAGGAGGTCAGTTTTAATCTTGCCCAATGTTATTTTGAACTGGAGAACTATCAGAAAGCGGAAGAGCTGTTCCGCTTGATGGCGTTCAAACATCCTGACAGTCAAAAACGCTGGCAGTCGCTCGTTTACCTGGCGCGACTGGATGAAAAGCGCGTCGATTATGAAAACGCGATCGAGAAATTGAAGCGCGTCTATTTACAAAGCGAAGACGCTTCCATTCGTTCAGAAGCCAAAGAATTGATCGACGGCTTGATCGATGAACAATTATCCGATTCAGCTCTGGTGAGTTTATTGCAGACCTACTCTTCCGGGTATCCGGCGGATCATATCTATCTCAAATTGATGGATGGCTATCGAACCCACCGCGATGAAGCGAATTTTAAAAGAATGGCGGAACGGTTTTTACTTCAGTTTCCGGATCACCCGCGCCGGGCCGAAGCGGATGTCGGTTTATCGTCCCTGCGCGAGAACCCTGAGCGTAAAATCAAAATCGCGGCGATATTGCCTTTATCAGGAAATCTTGCTTTGACCGGACAGCAGACGCTTCACGGCATTCAACTTGCGTTCAATCAACAGGATCGAGCGCTACGCGATCGGGTGCAACTGGTGATCGAAGATTCGACGGGAGGAAAGTCGCCTGAGGATATTTATCGTCAACTGGGCTCCGATCCCAACGTCGTAGCGGTGATCGGCCCGGTGTTGAGTCCCAATGTCAATCGAGTGGCAGACCTTGCCAAGCAATTCAGGCTTCCCTTGTTGTCGCCTACGGCTTCAGCGGACGGCTTGCCCGAACTGAATTCTTATGTTTTTAGAAATGCGTTGACGCGGGAAAACCAGGGGCGATTCATCGCCGAGTATGCGGTGAACAAACTGGGCCTGAAACGTTTTGTTGTGATGCACCCTGACGAGGGTTATGGCTTTCAGTTGAACAATTCATTTGTTGAAGAGGTCGAGTCTTTAGGCGCCGAAGTTGTGAAGGTGGTCTCTTACAATCGTTCGCAAACGGATTTTAAAGAGCAGATCTTGCAGATGGGCGGCGTGTCGGACGATCAGTTGAGCAAACTTGTATCGAATCAGATGCTGGAAGATCGGGCCTTGCCGGATTTCAGTCAACCGGGAGTCTTATCCCGACCCTTGCCTCAAATGGGCATTTGGACGACAGAGGATGAAGTTGAAAATATCAAGGTGGATTTAGAGCTTGGATTCGACGCTGTTTTTCTTCCCGGGTTTTATGACAAGGTGGGGCTGATCGTTCCGCAACTGGTTTTTTATAATATCGACGAGGTTGTCTTGCTGGGAGCCGCCGGATGGAACTCTCCGAAGCTGATTCAGGATGCGGGCAAGTATCTGAAGAACAGTTACTTTGTAGACGGTTATTTCGCCGAGTCGAAGCAAGTCCGCGTGACGGAATTCCGAGGGAAATTCAAGGCGGCTTTCAATGAAGACCCGTCCATGATTTCTGCGCAATCGTACGATGCGGCAAAAATTTTACTGCATCTGATCGGCGAGGGAGCGGTCAGTAGAAATGATGCGCACAATCGCCTGTTTGGCGTCAGGGATTTTCCCGGTGTGACGGGGCTGACAAGCCTCACGGCTCAGGGGGAATCGCAAAAGCGCCTGTTCACTTTGACGATCGAACGCGGTGAATTTGTGGAAGCGCCTTGA
- a CDS encoding tetratricopeptide repeat protein translates to MKKGVLFLAAFLVFALPLTVFAGEGPMHLPKGSNEAANMHNEAGIKHWGMGHADEALKHFQEASAEDSSLAEIHFNEAVALDALGRHGEATKHFGVAKKLANGNKAILESPILNGHLGHH, encoded by the coding sequence ATGAAAAAAGGCGTTCTGTTTTTAGCGGCATTTCTGGTCTTTGCGTTGCCCTTGACGGTGTTTGCAGGGGAAGGCCCCATGCATTTGCCCAAAGGCTCCAACGAAGCGGCCAATATGCATAATGAAGCCGGTATCAAGCATTGGGGAATGGGCCATGCGGATGAGGCTCTGAAGCATTTTCAGGAAGCTTCTGCGGAAGATTCCAGTCTGGCTGAAATCCACTTCAATGAAGCGGTTGCTCTGGATGCGCTGGGACGGCATGGCGAAGCGACCAAACACTTCGGAGTGGCTAAAAAGCTGGCTAATGGAAATAAGGCTATTTTAGAGTCACCGATTTTGAATGGTCATTTGGGACATCACTAG
- a CDS encoding sigma-54-dependent Fis family transcriptional regulator — protein MMSSILIVDDEKSLREFLTIMLEEKGYEVHSAPDGETAIGLIKERSFDLALTDIRMRRSNGLDVLDAVKKFQPNTPVVMMTAYATAETAVEAMKKGAYDYLSKPFKVEELQLLIKNALEKKKLADENTYLKSALFDKHQFSSMVGKGQSMRRVFELIQKVSMSSATVLINGESGTGKELAAKAIHYNGPRKARPFISINCGALPETLLESELFGHEKGSFTSADTLKTGLFEAANHGTFFLDEIGEAAPSTQVKLLRVLQEMEFTRLGSSKAIKVDVRVIAATNQDLTKAIHNRTFREDLYYRLNVVPLTIPPLRERREDLPFLIDHFIRTYNKQNKHKNIIKGVEPEAFAMMEAYHWPGNVRELENAIERAVVLETSDKIQCSSLPDELMNCEKNMGEWLPTVDDAKPMGLEETLDQIEKKMLQGALDKTGGIIIKAADILNLSFRSMRYRLEKHKLKGKTKTKP, from the coding sequence GTGATGAGTTCAATTTTGATCGTTGACGACGAAAAGAGTCTGCGAGAGTTTCTCACCATCATGCTGGAAGAAAAAGGCTATGAAGTTCATAGCGCTCCTGATGGCGAGACGGCTATTGGATTGATCAAAGAGCGCTCGTTTGACCTGGCTTTGACCGATATCCGCATGCGGCGTTCCAACGGTCTGGATGTACTGGACGCCGTCAAGAAGTTTCAGCCAAACACCCCGGTTGTTATGATGACGGCCTATGCGACGGCGGAAACCGCCGTTGAGGCGATGAAGAAAGGGGCTTACGACTATCTGTCGAAACCCTTCAAAGTCGAAGAACTCCAACTGCTGATTAAAAATGCGCTAGAGAAGAAAAAACTCGCGGATGAAAACACCTATCTGAAATCAGCCTTGTTTGACAAGCATCAGTTTTCCAGCATGGTGGGCAAAGGGCAGTCGATGCGCCGCGTTTTTGAGTTGATTCAAAAAGTGTCGATGAGTTCGGCTACCGTATTGATCAATGGAGAAAGCGGCACTGGAAAAGAGCTTGCGGCGAAAGCGATTCATTACAACGGACCGCGAAAAGCGCGTCCATTCATTTCAATCAACTGCGGCGCCCTGCCGGAGACCTTGTTAGAGAGCGAACTTTTTGGTCATGAAAAAGGTTCGTTCACCAGCGCCGATACGTTGAAAACGGGTTTGTTTGAAGCGGCTAATCACGGCACCTTTTTTTTAGATGAGATTGGCGAGGCCGCACCCTCCACCCAGGTGAAATTACTGCGCGTCCTTCAGGAGATGGAATTCACCCGTTTGGGAAGCTCGAAAGCGATCAAGGTGGATGTGCGCGTGATTGCCGCAACGAATCAGGATCTGACCAAGGCGATCCATAATCGAACTTTTCGTGAAGATCTTTATTATCGATTGAACGTGGTTCCTCTCACCATTCCGCCGTTGCGGGAAAGGAGGGAGGATTTACCGTTTTTGATCGATCATTTCATTCGGACCTATAATAAGCAGAACAAGCATAAGAATATTATCAAGGGAGTTGAGCCGGAAGCCTTCGCCATGATGGAAGCCTACCACTGGCCGGGCAATGTGCGAGAACTGGAAAATGCCATTGAGCGCGCGGTGGTGCTGGAGACGAGCGATAAAATTCAATGCTCCAGTTTGCCGGATGAATTGATGAATTGTGAAAAAAACATGGGCGAGTGGTTGCCGACCGTTGACGACGCAAAACCGATGGGCCTTGAAGAGACGCTCGATCAGATTGAAAAGAAGATGCTTCAGGGGGCGCTTGACAAGACCGGCGGCATCATCATTAAGGCGGCGGATATTTTAAATCTCAGCTTTCGTTCCATGCGATATCGGCTTGAAAAACACAAGCTCAAAGGCAAAACTAAAACCAAACCCTGA
- the tatA gene encoding twin-arginine translocase TatA/TatE family subunit, translated as MMGIGFPELMIILVIIMIIFGAGKLPEIGSAFGRSIKNFKSSMKEAQEEEVPLDSAETSATAPEGGAPAQTAQAAAKKEEEIIDDVALEVEKNRIGTIRTPHDGLVQQSDVFTSSLGRTPGGRGRDRGVSRDVF; from the coding sequence ATGATGGGAATCGGATTCCCTGAGCTAATGATCATACTCGTAATTATTATGATCATTTTCGGGGCTGGAAAATTACCGGAGATTGGAAGCGCGTTTGGCAGAAGCATCAAGAATTTTAAGAGTTCGATGAAAGAGGCTCAGGAAGAGGAAGTTCCTCTGGATAGCGCGGAGACTTCCGCTACGGCGCCGGAGGGCGGAGCGCCAGCGCAAACCGCTCAGGCGGCGGCTAAAAAGGAAGAAGAAATTATTGATGATGTCGCTCTGGAAGTGGAAAAAAACAGGATCGGCACCATTCGCACCCCTCATGACGGTTTGGTTCAACAATCGGATGTATTCACCAGCTCGTTAGGTCGAACTCCCGGCGGTCGCGGCAGGGACAGGGGCGTTTCGCGAGACGTTTTTTAG
- a CDS encoding DUF5069 domain-containing protein, with protein sequence MQVLDLTKEYPRSPKDSMCGLVHIPRMIDKARAFREHKLGEYIFPCPLDKLVLNFMRVDEIEFADKAYALSETAFAEWLEDTLKIKSAAEKEFINRQILGRKPDNEDRLKYFVDIRNRIDPSRTDIITWVGLLDLEEGH encoded by the coding sequence ATGCAAGTTCTGGATCTGACAAAAGAGTACCCGCGAAGTCCGAAAGACTCCATGTGCGGCCTGGTTCATATTCCGCGCATGATCGACAAGGCCCGCGCTTTTCGCGAACACAAGCTCGGGGAATATATTTTTCCTTGCCCTCTCGATAAATTAGTTTTAAATTTCATGCGTGTTGACGAAATCGAATTCGCCGACAAGGCTTACGCCTTGAGCGAAACCGCCTTTGCCGAATGGCTCGAGGATACGCTGAAAATAAAAAGCGCCGCTGAAAAAGAGTTCATCAACCGTCAGATTCTTGGAAGAAAACCGGACAACGAAGATCGCCTGAAATATTTTGTCGATATTCGCAACAGAATCGATCCCTCCAGAACAGACATCATCACCTGGGTGGGTCTTCTCGATCTCGAAGAAGGTCACTAA
- a CDS encoding PBP1A family penicillin-binding protein — protein MLVDQKLKKKKKKKKRKQKPVSRFKKTLKITWLVSLIFFLFSVVAGSIGAGFIYFKYSKDLPDVRALKDFQPSLITRVYSNTDEKIAEFYIEKRIMVPLEEIPLRLKQATLAVEDSNFYYHFGIDPKAIFRAMLTNFKAGYVVEGGSTITQQLTKTLLLSSERTIIRKIKEAILAVRMELIFTKDQILEMYLNQIYYGHGSYGIEAAARTYFAKPSQQLTIAECAMLASLPKAPNNYSPYRNATKAKKRRNHVIRRMAHLNFINDQEAQTALTSDFNLGEVTDMLNRAPYFVEHIRQFLIDLYGANKLYRGGLNVYTTLDIRLQELAQASIREGLENADKRFGYRGPRGYMDASRPGVQIETELRSINKWKDDETPKVGDVVNALVTSLDDKNAYVLTGAGEGVIELEQMNWARQPNPKVDGRWARINRPSQALNPGDRVMAKIVNRRSLDHKWGLALEQEPEVEGALISIDPHTGHIKSMVGGYDFNKSQFNRSVQAVRQPGSVFKPIIYAAALEEGYTPSSIIVDSPIIFKEKDHAFDKWKPVNFEEKFYGPTPLRTALAHSRNIVTVKLLQNIGISKAVGMARNLGISQNLSKNLSIALGSSGVTLFELVSAYSAFANQGQRIEPIAVRSITNHEGETLYTETPKLSNPLTPAMAYTITSLLQSVVQEGTAKKVKALNRPTAGKTGTTNNYVDAWFLGYTPELLTGVWVGKDKDDSMGVNETGSRTAIPIWLNFMQGALIDAPVVNFPETEDIIYSKIHPESGEPLNFFDPDTEFEIFSKDGFDNLMKKNAETGPENSF, from the coding sequence ATACTGGTCGACCAAAAACTCAAAAAAAAGAAAAAAAAGAAAAAAAGAAAACAAAAGCCGGTCAGTCGATTTAAAAAGACTCTGAAAATAACCTGGCTTGTTTCTCTCATTTTCTTTCTCTTTTCAGTGGTCGCCGGCTCCATTGGCGCGGGCTTCATCTACTTTAAATACTCGAAGGACCTGCCAGATGTGCGCGCTCTCAAAGATTTTCAGCCCAGCCTGATCACGCGCGTTTACTCCAACACCGATGAAAAAATTGCAGAATTTTACATTGAAAAAAGAATCATGGTTCCTCTTGAGGAAATCCCCCTCCGGTTGAAACAGGCGACGCTGGCCGTTGAGGATTCTAATTTCTATTACCATTTTGGCATCGACCCCAAAGCGATTTTCCGCGCCATGCTCACAAACTTCAAGGCGGGCTACGTCGTCGAGGGCGGTAGCACCATCACCCAGCAGTTGACGAAAACACTCTTGCTGTCCAGCGAACGCACCATCATTCGAAAAATCAAGGAAGCCATCCTCGCCGTTCGCATGGAATTGATTTTCACCAAGGACCAGATCCTTGAGATGTATCTCAATCAAATTTATTACGGTCATGGCAGCTATGGCATTGAAGCCGCCGCACGCACCTATTTTGCCAAGCCCTCTCAACAATTGACCATCGCCGAATGCGCCATGCTGGCAAGCCTTCCCAAAGCGCCGAACAATTATTCTCCCTATCGCAACGCAACGAAGGCCAAAAAACGCAGGAACCACGTCATTCGACGCATGGCTCATCTGAACTTCATAAACGATCAAGAGGCTCAAACGGCGCTCACATCAGATTTCAATCTGGGCGAAGTGACTGACATGCTCAACCGGGCGCCCTATTTCGTCGAACACATCCGTCAGTTCCTCATCGACTTGTACGGCGCCAATAAACTTTATCGCGGCGGTTTGAACGTTTACACCACGCTTGACATCAGACTCCAGGAGCTGGCTCAGGCTTCGATTCGCGAAGGTTTGGAAAACGCCGACAAACGATTTGGCTATCGCGGTCCGCGTGGATATATGGACGCGTCCAGACCTGGCGTTCAAATTGAAACGGAACTGCGATCCATTAATAAGTGGAAGGACGACGAAACTCCCAAGGTCGGCGACGTCGTCAACGCTCTGGTCACTTCACTCGATGATAAAAACGCCTACGTACTCACCGGGGCCGGCGAAGGCGTGATCGAACTGGAACAAATGAATTGGGCGCGCCAACCCAACCCCAAGGTGGACGGGCGCTGGGCCCGAATCAACCGCCCCAGTCAGGCGTTGAACCCGGGCGACCGGGTGATGGCCAAAATAGTGAATCGTCGTTCTCTCGACCACAAATGGGGACTGGCTCTTGAACAGGAACCGGAAGTGGAAGGCGCTCTGATCAGCATCGACCCGCACACAGGACATATCAAGTCCATGGTCGGCGGCTACGATTTCAACAAAAGCCAGTTCAATCGCTCCGTGCAGGCTGTCCGGCAACCGGGTTCGGTGTTCAAACCTATCATCTACGCCGCGGCGCTTGAAGAAGGGTATACGCCTTCCAGCATCATTGTCGACTCGCCTATTATCTTCAAGGAAAAGGATCACGCATTTGACAAATGGAAGCCGGTAAATTTCGAGGAAAAATTTTACGGCCCCACGCCTTTGCGCACAGCGCTGGCACATTCCAGAAATATCGTTACCGTCAAATTATTACAAAACATAGGCATTTCAAAAGCTGTCGGAATGGCAAGGAATTTGGGCATCTCACAAAACCTGTCGAAGAACCTGTCCATTGCGCTCGGCTCTTCCGGAGTCACCTTATTCGAACTGGTCTCCGCCTACTCCGCCTTTGCCAATCAGGGACAACGCATTGAACCCATCGCGGTGCGAAGCATCACAAACCATGAGGGGGAGACGCTTTACACGGAAACGCCGAAACTGTCGAACCCGCTGACTCCGGCGATGGCTTACACCATCACCAGCCTTTTACAGAGCGTGGTTCAGGAGGGAACGGCTAAAAAGGTTAAAGCCTTGAACCGCCCCACCGCAGGTAAAACGGGCACCACCAATAATTATGTCGATGCCTGGTTTCTTGGCTACACCCCGGAGTTGTTAACGGGCGTCTGGGTTGGAAAGGATAAGGACGATTCGATGGGAGTCAATGAAACCGGATCGCGAACGGCGATCCCTATCTGGCTGAATTTCATGCAGGGAGCCTTGATCGACGCGCCGGTCGTTAACTTCCCTGAGACGGAGGATATTATTTATTCCAAGATTCACCCTGAATCCGGGGAACCTCTCAACTTCTTCGACCCCGATACAGAGTTTGAAATTTTCTCTAAAGACGGTTTTGACAATCTCATGAAAAAGAACGCTGAGACCGGCCCGGAAAACTCTTTTTAA